The following DNA comes from Noviherbaspirillum sp. L7-7A.
TAGCATCAAGGAGGCACAGACATTCTTTTTCATTGTTCTTTTCTTGGAAATCGCATTGCAAAAACCGCCTGAAGCGCATGGCCCTGCAAAGTGATGGCATGGCGTGTATCCGTTTTCTCGGATGGCCTGTGCATCGCCGGCACCGGATGCCGACGAAGACAGTTGCTGAAGCAATTACAACCTGGTTGCCGTCACGCTTCCTGCCGCCGTGCATTCCTGGCGCGTGGCGTCCAATGACCAGGTGTTCGCAGACAGTTCAGCGTAGTTGCCCGTGAACTTTCCAGCTGAAATATCGAGTGTGCCGTTCAGCTTGAAATAGCCTTCCGCGTAATAGGTGACCTGGGAAGTCATCATGGAAACCGCGAGTGGATCCGGTTCCGTCAGGCTGACCGCACCGGTTTTCGGGTTGTAGCTTCCCACGGTCTGGATGCCGTCATGCCTGAGCACGAAAATGCCGCGCGACGCGTCGACCGCAATGTCCACAATCACAGATTCATTGCTGGTATTGATTTCGCAGAAAATGCTTGAGCCATTATTGAAGCTGACGGCAGACGGAACGTGAAAGGAAGTCACCTTGGTGGAAAACTGGTAGCTCGCGAAATTGGCCGCCATTGCGTTTGCCAGATCCTGGTCGACAGCGCTGACGACACTGGCATTGGCTGCATCGTTTACCCATTGCGTCGCTGTCTTGCTGGTTGTGCCCAAGGTTTGGCCCCTGACTGCCGCTGACGCCAGCAGCAGCGTGTTGCTGGCCTGGCTGCCAAGCAGCGAACCGGCCTGCCCGAAGTCAATCACGGCCTTGACGACCACTGCCGCAGGGCGAATTTTCGTGTAATCGGGAACGTAGGCATCGATTTCGGCCTTGGACACGGTGCCGTCGTTATTGATATCGGCCAGAACGAAATCTGCGGTGGTGAAATGCGAGATGCGGGCGGAAGGCAGGCTGGATGCTGTCACAGTAGTGCCGCCGCCCGCCGCCTCCATGACCTGCGCAAGCGTGCCCAGCGCCGAGGCGAGCTTGATATTGCTGCCTTTGCTGGCAACCAGGGTCAGGAAGCCAGGCGCGAGATCGTTCGGTATCGCGATCGTGTAATTGCCCTCTGCATCGGTGTCGCTGGAACAGAGGGCAGCGCCGGCCGCATTTTTCACCAGCACGCCATCGGAAAAGAGACAGACCTGGGCTCCGGCGATCGGGCCGTCGCTGACCAGTCCGCTCAGCGTAATGGCATTACCACCGGCTCCGGCTCTGGCGCCGGAGCCTGACGCATTGCTGCTGTCGCCGTTGTTGCTGCTACTGCCGCCGCAGGCGGCCAGGAAAAAGGGGAGAACGGCAATGGCTGCTGCTTTATGCATGAATTTCCTCAATTGGATAGGCAAAAAACCTGTTGCGGCGAACAGCATTTGACAAGGCTGAACGGAATTGTCTTTTGTTAATCCTAGGGCTTGAGGGATAGAACATCCATAGGACGGATGTTCTATCAGGCCAAATCAGGAAGCGCGTTTCTCAATGCGGTTTTATTGGAAACGCCTAATTTCCGGTAGGCCGAATGCAATTGATTGCGAATGGTGGCGGGGGATATATCCAGTTGCCTGGCAATTTCCTTGTAGCTCAATCCCTCCGCGGCAAGCCTGGCGGCGCGGTATTCTGCCATTGAAAGCGGTATCGGATGCTTGCGCTTTTCGGTAATGGTCATGCAGATGACATTGCCCTGCACGGACGCTTTTACCTGAATTGATGTGCCGACGAACATCATTTCATTGTTCTGCCTTAGCGAGTCGATCAAAGGACGCGGTAAAAGCGGCGGCGTCCATTCCTTCCATTCAAGTTGAATCAGCCGAATTACCTCCGGATCCACAAAATGCAGGCAGCCGTCATGCGTGGCCAGTGCAGTTGAACTGCCGTCTGCTGTCGGGGAAGAAGATACATTGAGACGGCCATTGATTCTTTTGGCCTGAAGAATATGCGGCAGCAGCATGTTTGCCGCATGGGCGTCTTTTTCGGAATAGGGATTGGTCTTGACCGCGCGCCAGAGCGCGATGGTGGGCACCGTATGGATGGTCGGCTGGCTTGACACGAATGTCAGGGAATGGGCGGTTTCATACTTGCGGCAGTAATCCAGTATGTCGGGGTCGGACACGCCCTCCGTGAGGTTGGCAATGACGCTGTTGCCACGCTCGGCCAATGCCTTCTTCAGCACGAAATCACGGCTGCTCAGCGCGCCATTCCTGTTCAGGCTCTCGGTGCCCATTGCCTTTGGCCTGTCCAGCATCTTTTCGACAGGCGCATCGTGCAGGTGAATTGACTGGATAATGAACTTTTGCTGCTGTATCGCGGAAAAATCGACAATGACCGCGGAGTCGAATTGCAGTACATTCCTGAATTTATTCAACGCATGCTGGTTGAAGTCCGGAATCGTGCAGTGTTGTGCACTATCGTAGATGTCAAGAAGTAGGTTGAGTTGGCTCTCCATATTTTCTTGTAAGACGTTTTTCTGGAATTGAGCTGAGGATCGAAATACTGGAAATTATCAAATAGATACTTTCAGTATAATTGAAAATTCGAAACATTTTTTATAAATAAAAGCATTTATTCCAGAAACAATCAGGTGCCGTCCCAATTGGAATTTCCTTTCTTCATTCTCCGTATCCTTTTCAGGAATTAATGGCCGCAGCCTGAAACAGAAAGAACAGCGCTCCCGAGCCTCCATGCAGCTGCGCTCACTGACGACTTGGCTTTTAACGTGCTCCTGAACACAAGCCGTGCAGATGCCCTGTCTGACTCACGCGCTCTGAATGAATTCGCAATGCCTTCTTTGAAAGCAGGCCTTGATCAAAGGCTGACAGGTGTATGCGATATCGCTGCAAGCGTGCTGGCGCATTGCAGCCGCCTCCGTGATGGGCAATGTCGCCGCCTTGCAAAATGTCTTCCTCCGGCCACACATATGTCAGCATCCTTACTGACATCCGCCGCGCCAAGCCTCAGCATGCCGCTTCACTTTAAAAATGCGAGGCGGACGACATTCCATGGCGAGTTCGATTGGGACAGCGCAATCAAATACAAGCATCTTGTCGATTACGCCATAGCCGATCAATGATCTGCAGTCGTGATTTGATACGTCAACGCCTTAC
Coding sequences within:
- a CDS encoding helix-turn-helix transcriptional regulator; translated protein: MESQLNLLLDIYDSAQHCTIPDFNQHALNKFRNVLQFDSAVIVDFSAIQQQKFIIQSIHLHDAPVEKMLDRPKAMGTESLNRNGALSSRDFVLKKALAERGNSVIANLTEGVSDPDILDYCRKYETAHSLTFVSSQPTIHTVPTIALWRAVKTNPYSEKDAHAANMLLPHILQAKRINGRLNVSSSPTADGSSTALATHDGCLHFVDPEVIRLIQLEWKEWTPPLLPRPLIDSLRQNNEMMFVGTSIQVKASVQGNVICMTITEKRKHPIPLSMAEYRAARLAAEGLSYKEIARQLDISPATIRNQLHSAYRKLGVSNKTALRNALPDLA